One region of Micromonospora lupini genomic DNA includes:
- a CDS encoding DMT family transporter: MAYVLLGIAILAEVVATSLIKSTAGFSRLWPTLGCLTGYALAFLLLAQAVKEIPVGVAYALWSGLGTAAIVAIGAVFLGESVGLVKLAGIALIIAGVVIVNLTGEH, from the coding sequence ATGGCGTACGTGTTGTTGGGGATCGCCATCCTTGCCGAGGTTGTGGCGACCAGCCTGATCAAGAGTACCGCCGGGTTCAGCCGCCTCTGGCCGACGCTTGGCTGCCTCACCGGGTACGCGCTGGCGTTCCTCCTGCTGGCCCAGGCCGTGAAGGAGATACCGGTAGGTGTCGCGTACGCCCTCTGGTCGGGTCTGGGGACCGCGGCGATCGTGGCGATCGGCGCGGTGTTCCTGGGTGAGTCGGTCGGGCTGGTCAAGCTCGCCGGCATCGCTCTGATCATCGCGGGGGTGGTCATCGTGAACCTGACCGGAGAGCACTGA